In Lentimicrobium sp. L6, the genomic window AAGTATTTAGAACTCTGATCTTTAAACATTAAAATTTAGAAGGCCCCATAGTTCAATTGGATAGAATATCAGATTTCGGCTCTGAGGGTTGGGGGTTCGAGCCCTCCTGGGGTCACGGACTAATTTATAAAGTATTGATAATCTATATGATTTTCAATGCTTTTTTTATTTTAAAAACAGCAATTCTCCTCCTAGACTTATTTAATTTGAAACTTCTTCTCATTACTAATGGTAAGTCATGAATATTTTAAACATCTTTAACCAAGCCAAAATCAAAAAACATTTTCTCATCATCTAATATTTATTACTTTTGCGCTCAATTGAAATTATTGAATATGAAACAAGCGTAATTAAAATAATTATAATTCTTTACGACCAAATGATTATTTTATTTTATGTGGTTCCATCTGACAAATTAAATAAGACATTAACAGATGAATAGATATATCATTTTATTTGTTTTAGCATTGGCTTTTGTCTCTTGTAAAAACAATCCTGATAAATTACCTGCTGATATAATTAGCAATCCTAATTCTGCTGCTGGGCTTGACGAGGACATGAAGATGCCCCTCATCAGTTTTAAGAAAACAGAGCATGACTTTGGTAAGGTGATACAAGGCGAAGTAGTTTCTTATAGTTTCAAATTTACTAATACTGGGAATACCGATTTACTTATTGCAAAAGTGAGTACCTCTTGTGGGTGTACTGCATCTAACTACCCGGTAGACCCTATCAAGCCAGGAGAAACGAAAGCTATTGAAGCAAAATTCGATAGTCAAAATAGAATGGGTTTTCAAAACAAAAGAATTACCGTCTTGACCAATTCCACACCTGC contains:
- a CDS encoding DUF1573 domain-containing protein; amino-acid sequence: MNRYIILFVLALAFVSCKNNPDKLPADIISNPNSAAGLDEDMKMPLISFKKTEHDFGKVIQGEVVSYSFKFTNTGNTDLLIAKVSTSCGCTASNYPVDPIKPGETKAIEAKFDSQNRMGFQNKRITVLTNSTPAKQNLYIKADVIKPGQ